One genomic region from Stackebrandtia nassauensis DSM 44728 encodes:
- a CDS encoding type I polyketide synthase, which translates to MDKTSTEDKLREYLKRATVELGQTRKRMQELDRRATEPIAIVGMACRFPGGVTSPEDLWRLVSQGTDAVGEFPEDRGWDLDSLFCDDTSAHGTSYVSEAGFLDGATEFDAGFFGISPREAYTMDPQQRILLEVAWESLERAGIDPKTLTGTEVGVYAGSIGQDYGYRLGQFDQSLEGQLITGNTGSVVSGRIAYALGLEGPAVTVDTACSSSLVALHLAARALRAGECDLAMAGGVYIVTSPAPFVEFSRQRGLAKDGRCKSFADSADGTNWAEGAGMLVVERLSDARRLGHEVLAVVRGSAINQDGASNGLTAPNGRAQERVIRRALDDARLAPSDVELVEAHGTGTTLGDPIEARALLAVYGQGREPDSPVWVGSLKSNIGHAQAAAGVGGVIKTVMAMRNKTMPPTLHIDEPSTHVDWSQGEVALLTESRDWTVADEPRRAGVSSFGISGTNAHVILEESQTDTMSTPDDAVTPEAVVWPVCGRTDAALAGQAEKLLSHLGEDFDPVSVGYSLAATRTPLDRRAVLVGGDRETLRRGLTALANGDNAPGLVRGNVSEASVAFLFTGQGSQRPGMGRQLYRRYPVFAKTLDEVCDALDPHLDRRLRDVLFGADTEAVHQTGYTQPALFAVELALHRLAESWGLRPGAVAGHSIGELAAAHVAGVFSLPDACALVAARGRLMQALPRGGAMVAIQATEAEVTPLLEERVSLAAVNGPSSVVISGDAEAAQMIAAKFDAEGRKTKNLTVSHAFHSPRMDDMLADFAEVAATIEYHPPRLPMVSNVTGDLERARVASADYWVRHVRQPVRFADGVRTLHANGTTMFVEIGPDAVLSGIGVESATDAVFVPLLRGARPEERTLVSGMAQAWTRGAPVELTRVFDGTAASRVDLPTYAFQHKRYWPKAEAFANTEPAVGAPTATLPADAGTPAPDLAGRLAVMPEAERHRVLLNLVRTETADVLAHDTMDDVTADEPFKDLGFDSLSGAELRERLASLTGLELPITLSFTYPTSRALADYLAEEIRAAQPADADPIDALLTELDNALSATSDDPDRRTRVTGRLESLLAKWAVDREAATNSGDSFEEASDEEMFAMLDRQLGER; encoded by the coding sequence ATGGATAAGACGAGCACCGAAGACAAACTCCGCGAATACCTCAAGCGCGCGACGGTTGAGCTGGGACAGACCAGAAAACGTATGCAGGAGCTGGACCGGCGCGCCACCGAACCGATCGCGATCGTGGGGATGGCCTGCCGGTTTCCCGGCGGCGTGACATCGCCGGAAGACCTGTGGCGACTGGTTTCGCAGGGCACCGACGCCGTCGGCGAGTTCCCGGAGGATCGCGGCTGGGACCTGGATTCGCTGTTCTGTGACGACACGTCCGCCCATGGGACGTCCTATGTGTCCGAGGCCGGGTTCCTCGACGGCGCCACCGAGTTCGACGCCGGGTTCTTCGGCATCTCACCCCGTGAGGCGTACACCATGGACCCCCAGCAGCGGATCCTGCTGGAAGTGGCGTGGGAATCGCTGGAACGGGCGGGGATCGATCCGAAGACACTGACGGGCACCGAGGTCGGGGTGTACGCCGGGTCCATCGGCCAGGACTACGGATACCGCCTGGGACAGTTCGACCAGTCCCTGGAGGGACAGCTGATCACCGGGAACACCGGCAGCGTCGTGTCCGGCCGGATCGCCTACGCCCTCGGCTTGGAGGGACCGGCCGTCACCGTCGACACCGCGTGTTCGTCGTCGCTGGTCGCACTGCATCTGGCGGCGCGGGCCCTGCGTGCCGGTGAATGCGACCTCGCCATGGCGGGCGGAGTGTACATTGTGACCTCTCCGGCGCCGTTCGTCGAGTTCAGCCGCCAGCGTGGCCTGGCCAAGGACGGCCGCTGCAAGTCGTTCGCGGACTCCGCCGACGGCACCAACTGGGCCGAGGGCGCCGGAATGCTGGTCGTGGAACGGTTGTCGGACGCCCGACGGCTGGGGCACGAGGTGCTCGCGGTCGTACGCGGTTCGGCGATCAACCAGGACGGCGCCAGCAACGGACTCACCGCGCCCAACGGCCGGGCCCAGGAGCGCGTGATCCGCCGCGCGCTCGACGACGCCCGCCTCGCGCCATCCGATGTAGAGCTCGTCGAGGCGCACGGCACTGGCACGACGCTGGGTGACCCGATCGAAGCCCGGGCGCTGCTGGCGGTGTACGGGCAGGGCCGCGAACCCGACTCCCCGGTGTGGGTGGGTTCGCTGAAGTCGAACATCGGGCACGCCCAGGCCGCCGCCGGGGTCGGCGGCGTCATCAAGACCGTGATGGCGATGCGAAACAAGACGATGCCGCCCACGCTGCACATCGACGAACCGTCCACCCACGTGGACTGGTCGCAGGGCGAGGTCGCGCTGCTGACCGAATCCCGGGACTGGACCGTCGCCGACGAACCGCGCCGCGCGGGCGTGTCGTCCTTCGGCATCAGCGGCACCAACGCGCACGTGATCCTGGAGGAGTCGCAGACCGACACCATGTCCACACCGGACGACGCGGTGACACCCGAAGCCGTCGTCTGGCCGGTCTGTGGGCGCACCGACGCCGCCCTGGCGGGTCAGGCCGAGAAACTGCTGTCGCACCTCGGCGAGGACTTCGATCCCGTCAGCGTGGGCTATTCGCTGGCGGCGACCCGGACCCCGCTGGACCGGCGCGCGGTGCTGGTCGGTGGCGACCGCGAAACCCTGCGGCGCGGGCTCACCGCGCTGGCGAATGGCGACAACGCCCCGGGACTGGTGCGCGGCAACGTCTCCGAGGCTTCGGTGGCGTTCCTGTTCACCGGACAGGGCAGTCAGCGGCCCGGCATGGGCCGACAGCTGTACCGGCGCTACCCGGTCTTCGCCAAGACGCTCGACGAGGTGTGCGACGCCCTGGATCCGCACCTCGACCGGCGCCTGCGGGACGTCCTGTTCGGCGCCGACACCGAAGCGGTCCACCAGACCGGCTACACCCAGCCCGCCCTGTTCGCGGTCGAACTGGCGCTGCACCGGCTCGCCGAGTCGTGGGGGCTGCGTCCGGGAGCAGTCGCGGGCCATTCGATCGGCGAACTCGCCGCCGCCCACGTCGCCGGAGTGTTCTCACTGCCGGACGCGTGCGCGCTGGTCGCGGCACGCGGGCGCCTGATGCAGGCGCTGCCGCGCGGCGGTGCGATGGTCGCGATCCAGGCCACCGAGGCCGAGGTCACGCCGCTACTGGAAGAGCGGGTGTCGCTGGCCGCGGTCAACGGTCCGTCGTCAGTGGTCATCTCCGGCGATGCCGAAGCGGCACAGATGATCGCGGCCAAGTTCGACGCCGAGGGACGCAAGACCAAGAACCTGACGGTCAGCCACGCGTTCCACTCACCGCGCATGGACGACATGCTGGCCGACTTCGCCGAGGTGGCGGCCACGATCGAATACCACCCGCCAAGACTGCCAATGGTGTCGAACGTGACGGGAGACCTCGAGCGCGCTCGGGTCGCCTCGGCCGACTACTGGGTCCGGCACGTGCGCCAGCCGGTGCGGTTCGCCGACGGGGTGCGGACCCTGCACGCCAACGGCACCACGATGTTCGTCGAGATAGGACCAGACGCGGTGCTCAGCGGCATCGGCGTCGAATCCGCGACCGACGCCGTGTTCGTGCCGCTGCTGCGCGGGGCCCGTCCGGAAGAACGCACCCTGGTGTCGGGCATGGCGCAGGCCTGGACCCGTGGGGCCCCCGTCGAACTGACGCGGGTGTTCGACGGCACCGCCGCGTCGCGGGTGGACCTGCCGACCTACGCCTTCCAGCACAAGCGTTACTGGCCGAAGGCCGAGGCGTTCGCGAACACCGAACCGGCCGTCGGTGCCCCGACCGCGACCCTCCCGGCCGACGCCGGGACCCCGGCCCCGGACCTGGCGGGGCGGCTCGCGGTCATGCCGGAGGCCGAACGACACCGGGTCCTGCTCAACCTGGTCCGCACCGAGACCGCGGACGTGCTGGCACATGACACGATGGACGATGTCACCGCCGACGAACCGTTCAAGGATCTGGGATTCGACTCACTCAGCGGTGCTGAACTCCGCGAACGTCTGGCATCATTGACCGGTCTTGAACTGCCCATCACCCTGTCGTTCACCTACCCGACTTCGCGGGCGCTGGCG